From a single Anomaloglossus baeobatrachus isolate aAnoBae1 chromosome 4, aAnoBae1.hap1, whole genome shotgun sequence genomic region:
- the TMEM230 gene encoding transmembrane protein 230, translating into MMPSRSNAATTPNSKVKYSKLSDTDDGYIDLQFKKNPPKIPYKAIALATILFLIGTLLIVIGSLLLSGHIGNGGNERAIPVLIIGILVFLPGFYHLRIAYYASKGYRGYSYDDIPDFDD; encoded by the exons ATGATGCCCTCACGCAGCAATGCTGCCACCACGCCAAACAGCAAAGTGAAGTACTCTAAGCTTTCCGATACAGATGACGGTTACATTGACCTCCAG tttaagAAAAACCCTCCAAAGATTCCTTACAAAGCCATTGCTTTGGCCACCATCCTGTTCTTAATTGGCACTTTGTTGATTGTGATTGGTTCGCTCCTTCTCTCTGGGCACATTGGCAATGGG GGCAATGAGCGGGCCATACCTGTGCTGATCATCGGGATCCTGGTGTTCCTGCCTGGCTTTTATCACCTCCGCATCGCATATTATGCATCTAAAGGCTACAGAGGCTACTCCTATGATGACATCCCAGACTTTGATGACTGA